The proteins below are encoded in one region of Thioalkalivibrio sp. K90mix:
- the rplM gene encoding 50S ribosomal protein L13 produces the protein MSTISAKPAEVERDWFLVDAADKTLGRLATEIARRLRGKHKPVYTPHVDTGDYIVVINAEKIRVSGNKASDKKYFRHTGYPGGIKEANFNQMIDRHPEKVLELAVKGMLPRNPLGRAMFKKLKVYSGTEHRHTAQQPQPLDI, from the coding sequence ATGAGCACCATCAGCGCCAAGCCGGCTGAAGTCGAACGCGACTGGTTCCTGGTCGACGCCGCGGACAAGACCCTCGGCCGCCTCGCCACGGAAATCGCGCGTCGCCTGCGCGGGAAGCACAAGCCCGTCTACACGCCGCACGTGGACACTGGCGATTACATCGTCGTGATCAACGCGGAGAAGATTCGCGTGTCCGGCAACAAGGCCAGCGACAAAAAGTACTTCCGCCATACCGGCTACCCGGGTGGGATCAAGGAAGCCAATTTCAACCAGATGATTGACCGTCATCCGGAGAAGGTGCTCGAGCTCGCCGTGAAGGGCATGCTGCCGCGCAACCCGCTGGGCCGCGCCATGTTCAAGAAGCTCAAGGTGTACTCCGGTACCGAGCATCGCCACACCGCGCAGCAGCCGCAGCCGCTCGACATCTGA
- a CDS encoding MBL fold metallo-hydrolase, with translation MSVPDNPYEPVSVDTTAHEVEGADTWYMIGISGIPDPDNEGHTSNAGFVVTDEGVVVYDALGTPPLGFEMIRRIKEVTDQPIKYVIAGHYHADHIYGLQAFADHTDAKIIGQSRAKDYLDSPGAAARLEQRRGVLTPWVDEDTQIIPPDEFFDDEYVIELGGKTFRCVHAGPAHSPDDIIMVVEETGVVFAGDIVFDGRIPFMGDDALDSENWVNRLEELMEMDLKFLVPGHGDATDEAARAVKFTRDYIAYLREHMGAAVENMDSFDEAYAAMDWSDYEDLPAFEETNRSNTNAVYLEMEEKLF, from the coding sequence ATGTCGGTACCTGACAACCCCTACGAGCCGGTCAGCGTCGATACCACTGCCCACGAGGTCGAGGGCGCGGATACCTGGTACATGATCGGGATATCCGGAATCCCGGACCCGGACAACGAGGGGCACACCTCGAACGCGGGGTTCGTGGTGACGGACGAGGGTGTGGTGGTCTACGACGCGCTGGGGACGCCTCCGCTTGGGTTCGAGATGATCCGGCGGATCAAGGAGGTTACGGACCAGCCGATCAAGTACGTGATCGCCGGGCATTATCACGCGGACCACATCTATGGCCTGCAAGCGTTCGCCGATCACACGGACGCGAAGATCATCGGCCAGTCGCGCGCGAAGGACTATCTTGACAGCCCCGGGGCCGCCGCACGGCTCGAACAGCGCCGGGGCGTGCTGACACCCTGGGTCGACGAAGACACCCAGATCATCCCGCCGGACGAGTTCTTTGATGACGAGTACGTGATCGAGCTGGGCGGCAAGACGTTTCGTTGCGTACACGCCGGCCCGGCCCATTCACCGGATGACATCATCATGGTGGTTGAAGAGACGGGGGTGGTCTTTGCCGGCGACATCGTGTTCGACGGCCGCATCCCGTTCATGGGTGATGACGCACTGGACTCGGAAAACTGGGTCAATCGTCTGGAAGAGCTGATGGAGATGGACCTGAAGTTCCTGGTCCCAGGGCATGGCGACGCCACCGACGAGGCCGCACGCGCAGTGAAGTTTACCCGTGACTATATCGCCTATCTGCGTGAACACATGGGCGCGGCAGTCGAGAATATGGATTCCTTCGACGAGGCCTATGCGGCAATGGACTGGTCCGACTACGAAGACCTGCCGGCCTTTGAGGAGACCAACCGCAGTAACACCAACGCCGTTTATCTGGAGATGGAAGAAAAACTCTTCTGA
- the rpsI gene encoding 30S ribosomal protein S9 has product MATNQYYGTGRRKTSSARVFLRPGTGNITVNDKPLDEFFGRQTSRMVVRQPLEATESTENFDVIATVEGGGGNGQAGAIRLGIARALVQYNEDMRSPLRRGGHLTRDAREVERKKVGLRKARRATQYSKR; this is encoded by the coding sequence ATGGCTACCAATCAATACTACGGCACCGGCCGTCGCAAGACCTCCTCGGCCCGCGTGTTCCTGCGCCCGGGTACGGGCAACATTACGGTCAACGACAAGCCGCTGGACGAGTTCTTCGGCCGCCAGACCTCGCGCATGGTCGTGCGTCAGCCGCTGGAGGCCACCGAGTCCACCGAGAACTTCGACGTGATTGCGACCGTGGAAGGCGGCGGCGGCAACGGACAGGCCGGTGCCATTCGTCTGGGCATTGCCCGCGCGCTGGTGCAGTACAACGAAGACATGCGTTCGCCGCTGCGTCGTGGTGGCCACCTGACCCGCGATGCCCGCGAGGTCGAGCGAAAGAAGGTCGGCCTGCGCAAGGCCCGCCGCGCGACCCAGTACTCGAAGCGCTAA
- a CDS encoding DUF3096 domain-containing protein has product MTLHIDPGLLTAILSLGAGILILIWPRLLNYIVAIYLIVIGAVGLLAYL; this is encoded by the coding sequence ATGACGCTGCATATTGACCCCGGCCTGCTGACGGCCATCCTCTCGCTGGGTGCCGGCATCCTGATCCTGATCTGGCCCCGGCTGCTGAACTACATCGTGGCGATCTACCTGATCGTGATTGGTGCGGTGGGGCTGCTGGCCTACCTGTAA